TTTCGTCAAGGTTTTTTTTTCGCGATAAGTAGTGACGACAATTGAGACCATAGTCTAGACTAATCTTTATAAAATTTTAAATAAAATTTATCCACTCTTTACGCATATGCGTTTTTTTGTGAATAATTTTAAAAAGGGAATTTTTTGAGAATGGTATATTTGGCGCCAAGGGGCGTGAGTTCGCTTTTCATTAAATCAATTGACCTTACTTCAAAATTAAAATCTTGTAACTTGTCATTAATCATTTTTAATTTGGCCGGTGTTTTGAGGCGTGCCAATGTCAGGTGTGGCGTCCATTCTCTTTTGTCAATTTCAATACCTAATTTTTCTAATTCTTTACTTAGTCCTTTTTGTAATTTTTTAATCAAATGTTTTTCACCGTCTTCTCGATAACCAATAAATAAAACACGTGGCCAAGATAAATTAGGAAAGGCATTGATTTCAGTGGCAATCAATTTTGGAGCTTTTTGGTTTAGGTGTAGCTCCTTAATTTTTTTCTCGATTTTTTCGCCAACCATCTGGAGAGTATTCTCTTCCTGTGAACCTAAAAAATGAAGGGTGATGTGTAGCCCTTCATTAGAGACCCATTTTACTGGTATTCTTTTATTTTCTTTTTTTAATCTTTCTAGCAAGAAACCTATTTCTTTTTTTAAATTCTCGGGTAGATTGATAGCAATAAAAGAACGAATCTTCATTATAGTCTTATTATGATTTTAAAAATTTTTTTAATAATTTTTCCAATATTTTTGGGTCAGCCCTACCTCTGGTAGCAGCCATGACTTGACCAATAAGATATTTGATGGCTGCTTTTTTTCCTTTTTTATAATCCGAAACAGCCTCTGGATAGTTTTCTAAAACAAGGTTAATTGTTTCTTTTAACTCTTCTTCTGAGGGTTCTTCTGTTTTTATTTTTTCTTGAGAAAGAACTTCCTCCGGTGATTTGCCGGTTTGATAGATTTCTCTTAGTATATCTTGAGCAATTTTTGAGGGAATTTTATTTTTGACTATCAGAAAAATAAAGGAGGAAAAATTTTCTGGCGTCAATTCTTCATTCTTTATCTTCAAAATTAACTGTTCTCTTTTGTCTAGACTAAAAAGTCTATTAATGAGCCAATCGCCAACCTTTTTGGCTATTTTTTCTTTATAAATTTCTAATTCTTCTATCTCTTCCTTTAATTTCTCATAAAGTAGATCCATTACCCTTTCCACAAAAAAAGAAAAATCTTGCTCTTGAGTAAGAATTTTAGCATAAGGAGGAGAAAATTTATATTCTTCAATAAATCTTTTTCTTTTGACTAATGGAAGTTCTGGCAATGATTTTTTTATTTCGTTTATTTGATAATCAGTTAATTCTAAAAGCGGTAGATCTGGTTCAGGAAAATATCGATAGTCTTCAACTTCTTCCTTTAATCGTTGTTGAACGGTTTTTTGTTTTGTTTCATCCCAACCCCGAGTTTCATGTTGAATTTCTCCGCCTTTTTCTAAAATTTCCTCCTGTCTTTTGATTTCATATTCAATGGATCTCTCTATAGCTCGGAAAGAATTTAAGTTTTTTATTTCTACTTTTGTTCCTAACTTTTGAGTTTTGACCTTTGACTTTTGACTTACTGAAATGTTAACCTCACAACGCATCTCTCCCTTTTCCATATTTGCTTCAGAAATTTTAAGATATCTAATAATCGTTTGAAGTTCTTGACAAAATTCCTTTGCTTCTTGAGCTGAAAAGAGGTCCGGCTCGGTGACTAGTTCTAAAAGAGGTAAACCGGCCCGATTAAAATCAAGAAGAATTTTATCTGAAAAATGATAAATTTTAGCCGTATCTTCTTCCAAATGGATCTCTCTAATTCTAATTTTTCGATTGTTAATTTCTAAAAAAGCATTTTTAATGAGTGGAGCAGATTTTTGAGAGATCTGATAGCCCTTAGGCAGGTCAGGATAGAAATAGTTTTTTCTTTCAAAATAGCTTCTTTTTTGAACTTCTCCATTTAAAGCTAAACCCAAGATTAAAGCCATCTCAACGGCTTTCTCATTTAAAGTAGGCAAGGTACCGGGAAGGCCTAAACAAATTGGACAGACACTGGTGTTTGCTGGAGTATCAAATTTAGGATTTTCACAGGAGCAAAACATTTTCGACTGTGTCGCTAATTGAAGATGAATTTCTAATCCGATGTTTACCTTTTTTTCCATAAAAAAATATGGCGAGTCAGGACATTTTTTATTCTTTTTGAAACAGAATCAATACTCCCCTCGCCGTCAATAATATGAATATTTTTAAATTTTTTTGCAATTAAAGAATAAACTTTCCACACCGAAGAAAGTTTTTTTTCTTTCTCAAAAAGTTCAATAGTCAACCGCCCCCTTTCTATTCTTTTAAGACAAATTTTTGGCGGTGTCTTAAGTAAAAAGGTAATGTCAGGTAAAATAAAGTTTTTATTAATTTCTAATAACCACTTAAAAGATAAACCAGAGGCGGTGCCATAAGCGATGGAAGAAAAAAGATATCGATCGCAGACGACAATATATCCTTTTTTGAGAGCGGGAATAATTTCTTTTTCTAAATGATGCGCTCGATCAGCGGCGAAAAGAAGCTGAAGACATTCTGGTGAAGTTTTCCAGTCATGAGAGAGTTGTCCCTTAATCAAACCACCGATGATATTAGAGGTTGGCTCTTTGGTAAGAAGAACAGGAAAACTCATACCCTCTAACCAATCAGAAATAATTTTTGATTGGGTTGAATTACCCGAACCATCTTGCCCTTCAAAGACAATAAATTTTCCTTTCATTTTCATAGGTAAATAATTCTAGCAAAAATTTAATAGACAATCAAACTTTCTCTAGTGATATAAAATTAAAGCCACGACCATAATTGTACAGCAGTTTTAATTTGATATTTTGATAAATTTAATCAGTTGAGGATGAACCCTTTTGACTTCTTGATACATCTGTTGAGCAATTTGACGGTAAGAGGAATGAGCCTTTGATGATGAACGGAGAGGAATTAGATGATAAAGTTCGCGGAGATTTAAAGTGAGTAAAAACCTTTTGCGAAAAGCCAAAGGAAGAAGATAGGATGCTTCTTCAGGAAATTTTTTTGAAATCTTTTTGAAGGCCTCACCTGCTTCTTTCATTGTCTTTTCGTATTCTTGTTTAAAACCATATTTTTCAATCTCGATGGGCAGACTGTATCCATAATCAGTGGTTAATTTCTGATTAGTTTGGGTACAAATGCGATGTCTTTGTAGATCACGAAAGGCGCCGTAGTCTAACAAAAGGTCGAAGGTGTAATAAGTATGCTCTAATTCTCTTAAAGGTTGATCATGAAAACCTCTTTTTCTCATTGCTTCACTAAAAATTTTTTCTTTTTCCCCTCGACTCATTTTTTTTACTTTCTTTTTTATTTCTTGATAGGATAAATTAGAGAATCGATATAAAAGAGCGGTGATAATTTTTTCTTCAGCATTTTTGTCATATTCAACCAGTTCAACTGACTGATAGTGACTGCGTTGAGGCTTTTGTTTTAATATTTTTTTAGTTAGTCTTGCTAAATTTTTTGAAGTTTGTATCAAATATGAATTAACCTCAGTATATTTTAAAAGAGTGGGAACAATTTTTAAACCAGCGCTTTTCAATTCCTGACCAATCTCCTGAAATTCTTCTAAAGGCGAAGAAAGGAGTTTTTTAATTAAATGTGCCAAAGAACGAGCATTAATGGTCATACCTAGATTAGTTAAAGTGGCGGTCGGCAAGATGAAACGGACAATATCACAAGTCTTCGTTTTTAACTCCATTTCTGAAAAAGAAGAAAGTTCCATCTTTATTTTCTCCCTAATTTTTTCATAAAGATTGAGATAGCAATCAATGAGTTTTTGACATGTCTTTTCGTATAAATTTTTAAATTCTGAGTTAAGAATTCTTTTTGGTCGATAAAATTTATCTCTTTCAAAAACCTGATAACGAGTTGACTTTTCTGTAAAAGAAGCTAAACGTGTGTCTTCTATAGCTTTAGTCGCCAAAATAGAGACGTTTTCAATGGCTAAAGATAAAACCGCGTGCTCGGCAATTGAGGAATGACCAAAACCTAAAACCCATTTTTCATGAAACTGCGAAGATTTTTCTTCTGTTAATTCTTGAGCAATTTGATCAAATGGCAAGGGTAAGCGACTACACTTAGCAAAAGTTACCGCCTTGACTTCTGGCGGTAAGTTTTCTAAGGGATAAATGCGACGAGGATAGTTCATATTTCCTTTAATAACTCTTTTACTTTATCTGTCTTTTCCCAGGTGAAATTTTTTTCTTGACGACCAAAATGGCCATAACAAGCTGTTGGGCGAAAGATTGGTCGAAGTAAATTTAATTGTTTTATCATCCCAGCCGGCGATAAATCAAAAACCTTTTTAATCGCCTCAATAATTTTTTTCTCTTCAACCCGTGCTGTTCCATAAGTGTTTAAAGAAATAGCCAAGGGATAAGTGCCGGCAATAACAAAAGCCATTTGTAATTCACATCTTTCCGCTAAACCAGCAGCAACGATATTTTTACAAATATAACGAGCCATATAAGCCGCTGTCCGATCAACCTTGGTTGGATCTTTGCCGGAAAAAGCTCCACCACCATGGGCACAGGCTGAGCCATAAGCATCAACTTCTGTTTTTCGACCACTCATTCCAGAATCAGAAACTGGCCCACCAATGACAAAACGACCGGTATTATTAATATAAAAACGAGTTTTTTTGGTCAAATATTCACGGCAGACTGGTTGAATTACTTCTTTAATAATGGCTGATTTTAATATACTCATTTTCACATTCGGCTCATGTTGAGCGGCAATAACAACATTAGTCAATCTCTTTGGTTGACCATCTTCATACTCAATACTGACTTGGCTTTTACCATCCGGTCTTAAAAACTTCAAAATTTTCTTTTTACGAACCTCGGCCAATCTTTTCGTAAGACGATGGGCTAATAAAATCGGTAGAGGCATTAACTCGGGTGTCTCCCGACAAGCATAACCAATCATCATTCCTTGATCACCGGCTCCTTGTTTTTTACTGGCTGTTTTTCTTACACCCCGCGCAATATCAGGCGACTGCTCGGTAATTGTATTGAAAACAGCCACCGTTCGGTAGTCAAAGCCGTATTCAGGCTTTACATAGCCAATATCTCTCAAAACCTCTCTAACTAAATTATTCTGATCAACCCACGCCTTAGTAGTAATTTCTCCACCAATAACGACATAACCTTTAGCGGTAAAGACTTCACAGGCAACACGTGCGTATTTATCCTGCTTGAGAATTTCGTCAAGCATAGTGTCAGCGATTTGGTCACAGATTTTATCAGGATGGCCTTCAGTAACTGATTCAGAGGTTAAAAGATAATTCCTTTTGTTTTGATTATTCATAGGATTTTAAGGTTATTTATTTTGCCCCTTTGCCAGAAAGGACAAGGGGGATAGTTTTTAAAATTATTTCTAAATCTTTCCAAATTGACCAGTTTTCGATGTAATAAATATCAATTTTTGCTTCTTCTTCGAACGGTAAATTAGAACGGCCATAAATTTGTGCTAAACCAGTCATGCCAGGTTTGATATTCAAAAGCCGTTTCTGGTAATTTTCGTATAAGGCAACTTCCTCTGGTTCATGGGGTCGAGGACCAACTAAACTCATTTCACCTTTTAAGACATTAACAAGTTGGGGTAATTCGTCAAGACTTGTTTTTCTTAAAAATTTGCCAAACCTGGTAATCCGCGGGTCGTTTTCCATCTTAAAGAGTGGTCCCTTTCTTTCTGAAAGAGGAAGGAGATTTTTTTTCATTTTTTCAGCTCCTCGAATCATTGAGCGAAATTTTAAAAGAGAGAAAATTTTGCCTCTTTCCCCTACTCTTTTTAATTTAACAAAAACTGGTCCTTCCGAATCTATCTTAATGACGAGACTGATAATTAAAAACAGGGGGAAAAATAAAATTAAGAAAAGAATGGAAAAAACAAGATCAAAAATTCTTTTGGCAACCTTACCCCAACCCTCTAAAGACGTTCTTTTAATAGAAATTAATGGTAGACCGAAAAAAGTTTCTACGCCGACATTGGTAGCTTGAGCATCAAAAGGATCAGCCAGATATTTAAAAGGCAGATGAAAATCATCTGCTAAACTTAATAAACGCCATCTTTCTGCTCGACTTAAAGAAGGGTCAAGAAGAATAATTTCGTCAACTTCTTCCCCTCTTTTTTGTAAAAAGTCCTGATCTAAATCAGCCGGATTTCTCAACCAAGCAACAATTTGATAACCCGACGATGGATTTTGGGTGATAATTTTTACAAAATCTTCAGCTAACTGGCCGGAACCAAGACAAACAATTTTTTGAAAAATCTTTGTTTTGACGAGAATTTTTCTCCAAACGAGACGAAAAACTTTTCGACCAAGATAAACATACAAAATGGAAAATAACCAAGCGGCTAAAATAATAAAACGCGAAGAAAAAAGTTCTCGAGAAAAAAAGATTGTCAAAATAATTATCATGACAGCCGAGGAAGAGGCAAGGAAAATTTTAGAAAACTCTTTTCTTGGATTTGGCGAGTAAAGTCCGGATGCAGCAAAAATTAGAAGAAAAAAAAGCGAAATTAAAAGCGAATATCCAAAGTAAGTTTTAAAATGGATTTCAAAAATAACTGGTCGCAACTCAACTAAAGCTTCAAAACGTAACCAATAAATAGTCAGGGCTGTTAAAATTAACATTAAGTAATCAAGTGGCAGAAGGAGAATGGAAAATGTCAGGTCTGGCTTTTTCATAGGCAATGTTTTGTTAAAATTATAACAAAATTTTCTTGAAAAAACAATATTTTCAAAAATTTTTGAAAAATAAAAGCCGGGTAGATCGATAAGCCGAATTCTGTCGAGGATGGTCATTTGTCTAGGACTAATATTGCTATTAGTCTCAAACGGGTTATACCCTTTCACCCAGTAAGGATTTAGCCGTTTCACCTTCACATTGCTGTGAAGCTCATCCTAAAAATTTAGGATGTCTGGTTCCTTTCGGAACCAGTCGTCTCTGTTCGCACCTCTGTCCTTACGGACGGTGGGTGTTACCCACTACTTTTTTATCCCTCAAACCAGGAGGGTGTTCGGACTTTCCTCTTCCAACGGTAAGAAAGTTGGAAGCGACCATCTGATCTACCCGGCCGATGTTTAATTATTATAAGAAATTTAGAATCGTTGTCAAATCTCTTTTAAAATTTCAAAATCTTCTTCTGAATCGATGTCATGGGCAAAGGAAGGAATATTGATAACTTCAAGGTGGCAATTTTTTTCTTTTCTAAATTCTTTTTTGACAAAAATAGAACTAACAAATTTTTCTAATTCAATAAAGGTTAATTCTTTTTTCAAATATTTTTTAAAAATAAAAAACATCTTAATAATTTTAGGAATGAGAAAAGGTATTAAAGTTGGATATTTTAAAAGAAGGAAAATTGTTCTGCAAAGTATCAAAAAAAATCGCGTCCAGCAAGTAATTCTCTTTCTTCTAGCTGGTCTGAGTAGCTCGGTTAAAAAATAGATTATTTTTTTATTTAGATGGTTTGGTCGAAGAATAAAAAAGTTATAAACGAAGGTATAAGGCAGAGCATTATTGTTAAAATCTCTTTTAAAAAAATCTGGTTCTCTTTTTATCCTCATCAGGTTTAAGGGGGTAAAACCAGCGATAAGATCGTATCCAAGAAAAGGTTTAAGTTGAGAAAGTAAAATTTTAAAATCATCACTTTTTGGCAAAATATCAAAAGTGATAATAGCGACCTGAATGTTATAGTCAAAGTTTTTTTCTAAAAATTCAAAGATAATTTTTAAATTGTCTTTTAATGTCCCCTGACTAAGAAAAAAGTTGATTTCTTTTTTGGGCTGAATTTCTTTTGGCCCGACGAGGTAAATTTCGGAAAAACAATCCGACTGCTTGATTTCTCTAATCAGACGATCTAGAATCGGTTCATCTTTAATTTTAAGTTCAAAAAGCCTTTTTCTCAAGAATTTATTTTCTACGTCATAACCTGCCAAGATAAAAATTGGTAACTTCATAAGCCTGCTGAATTATAGATTAATTTTTTTTAGTGCTAAATTAACCAATCGATCAGCTTCTTTATTCTTTTCTCTCGGAATATAGAAAAAATTTATTTTTTTAAAAGCTTGGCTCAAATTCCAAATTTTAACAAAGACCTGTCCAAGCTCGGTGTTTTTAATTTTAAATCGACGACTCAACTGACCAACCAAAAGTTCGCTGTCTAAATAAAAATCAATTTCTTGAGCACCAACCTTTTTTGCTTCCTTTAAGGCATCAATGACGGCTCGATATTCTGCTTGATTGTTTGTTGCTTCACCAATATATTTAGAATATTTTTTGATTATTTTTTTATTTTCGTGACAAATCACGACACCAATAGCAGCTGGACCAGGATTGCCCCTTGCCCCTCCGTCAGTATAGATTATTAATTTCATAATTTTCTAATTTCTCTTTGGTCTAAATAGCCACTTACCAAATTCAATTAAAAGAAGATTGATTAAGCTCAAACCACCAAGGATCGACCAATCAATGAATCTCAGTGGTACGGTTTGAAGGAAATTCTGAAAAAATGGAATATAAAGCGCCAACAAAAACATTAAAAAGCCGAAAACAACACTTAAATTAAGAAAGGGATTGTCAAA
This sequence is a window from Patescibacteria group bacterium. Protein-coding genes within it:
- the thpR gene encoding RNA 2',3'-cyclic phosphodiesterase, yielding MKIRSFIAINLPENLKKEIGFLLERLKKENKRIPVKWVSNEGLHITLHFLGSQEENTLQMVGEKIEKKIKELHLNQKAPKLIATEINAFPNLSWPRVLFIGYREDGEKHLIKKLQKGLSKELEKLGIEIDKREWTPHLTLARLKTPAKLKMINDKLQDFNFEVRSIDLMKSELTPLGAKYTILKKFPF
- the gatB gene encoding Asp-tRNA(Asn)/Glu-tRNA(Gln) amidotransferase subunit GatB codes for the protein MEKKVNIGLEIHLQLATQSKMFCSCENPKFDTPANTSVCPICLGLPGTLPTLNEKAVEMALILGLALNGEVQKRSYFERKNYFYPDLPKGYQISQKSAPLIKNAFLEINNRKIRIREIHLEEDTAKIYHFSDKILLDFNRAGLPLLELVTEPDLFSAQEAKEFCQELQTIIRYLKISEANMEKGEMRCEVNISVSQKSKVKTQKLGTKVEIKNLNSFRAIERSIEYEIKRQEEILEKGGEIQHETRGWDETKQKTVQQRLKEEVEDYRYFPEPDLPLLELTDYQINEIKKSLPELPLVKRKRFIEEYKFSPPYAKILTQEQDFSFFVERVMDLLYEKLKEEIEELEIYKEKIAKKVGDWLINRLFSLDKREQLILKIKNEELTPENFSSFIFLIVKNKIPSKIAQDILREIYQTGKSPEEVLSQEKIKTEEPSEEELKETINLVLENYPEAVSDYKKGKKAAIKYLIGQVMAATRGRADPKILEKLLKKFLKS
- the tmk gene encoding dTMP kinase, which gives rise to MKMKGKFIVFEGQDGSGNSTQSKIISDWLEGMSFPVLLTKEPTSNIIGGLIKGQLSHDWKTSPECLQLLFAADRAHHLEKEIIPALKKGYIVVCDRYLFSSIAYGTASGLSFKWLLEINKNFILPDITFLLKTPPKICLKRIERGRLTIELFEKEKKLSSVWKVYSLIAKKFKNIHIIDGEGSIDSVSKRIKNVLTRHIFLWKKR
- a CDS encoding FAD-dependent thymidylate synthase is translated as MNYPRRIYPLENLPPEVKAVTFAKCSRLPLPFDQIAQELTEEKSSQFHEKWVLGFGHSSIAEHAVLSLAIENVSILATKAIEDTRLASFTEKSTRYQVFERDKFYRPKRILNSEFKNLYEKTCQKLIDCYLNLYEKIREKIKMELSSFSEMELKTKTCDIVRFILPTATLTNLGMTINARSLAHLIKKLLSSPLEEFQEIGQELKSAGLKIVPTLLKYTEVNSYLIQTSKNLARLTKKILKQKPQRSHYQSVELVEYDKNAEEKIITALLYRFSNLSYQEIKKKVKKMSRGEKEKIFSEAMRKRGFHDQPLRELEHTYYTFDLLLDYGAFRDLQRHRICTQTNQKLTTDYGYSLPIEIEKYGFKQEYEKTMKEAGEAFKKISKKFPEEASYLLPLAFRKRFLLTLNLRELYHLIPLRSSSKAHSSYRQIAQQMYQEVKRVHPQLIKFIKISN
- the metK gene encoding methionine adenosyltransferase produces the protein MNNQNKRNYLLTSESVTEGHPDKICDQIADTMLDEILKQDKYARVACEVFTAKGYVVIGGEITTKAWVDQNNLVREVLRDIGYVKPEYGFDYRTVAVFNTITEQSPDIARGVRKTASKKQGAGDQGMMIGYACRETPELMPLPILLAHRLTKRLAEVRKKKILKFLRPDGKSQVSIEYEDGQPKRLTNVVIAAQHEPNVKMSILKSAIIKEVIQPVCREYLTKKTRFYINNTGRFVIGGPVSDSGMSGRKTEVDAYGSACAHGGGAFSGKDPTKVDRTAAYMARYICKNIVAAGLAERCELQMAFVIAGTYPLAISLNTYGTARVEEKKIIEAIKKVFDLSPAGMIKQLNLLRPIFRPTACYGHFGRQEKNFTWEKTDKVKELLKEI
- a CDS encoding sugar transferase, whose product is MKKPDLTFSILLLPLDYLMLILTALTIYWLRFEALVELRPVIFEIHFKTYFGYSLLISLFFLLIFAASGLYSPNPRKEFSKIFLASSSAVMIIILTIFFSRELFSSRFIILAAWLFSILYVYLGRKVFRLVWRKILVKTKIFQKIVCLGSGQLAEDFVKIITQNPSSGYQIVAWLRNPADLDQDFLQKRGEEVDEIILLDPSLSRAERWRLLSLADDFHLPFKYLADPFDAQATNVGVETFFGLPLISIKRTSLEGWGKVAKRIFDLVFSILFLILFFPLFLIISLVIKIDSEGPVFVKLKRVGERGKIFSLLKFRSMIRGAEKMKKNLLPLSERKGPLFKMENDPRITRFGKFLRKTSLDELPQLVNVLKGEMSLVGPRPHEPEEVALYENYQKRLLNIKPGMTGLAQIYGRSNLPFEEEAKIDIYYIENWSIWKDLEIILKTIPLVLSGKGAK
- a CDS encoding ribonuclease HI family protein is translated as MKLIIYTDGGARGNPGPAAIGVVICHENKKIIKKYSKYIGEATNNQAEYRAVIDALKEAKKVGAQEIDFYLDSELLVGQLSRRFKIKNTELGQVFVKIWNLSQAFKKINFFYIPREKNKEADRLVNLALKKINL